The sequence below is a genomic window from Oreochromis niloticus isolate F11D_XX linkage group LG3, O_niloticus_UMD_NMBU, whole genome shotgun sequence.
ggctggtgtcctgcaggttttagatctcaccctgggtcaacacacctgaatcaaaagATTCGTTCATTACCAGGCATCTGGGGAACtttaagacatgttgaggaggtaatacaagcatacaaggaatttggttcacAGCAACGTAAATAACAACACATTACACACatcacgcgcacacacacacacacatatatatatttatatatatatatttatatgtatatttatatatatatatacatatatatatatatatagttccCATTTGCTTGTGGAGACAAAGATGGAGTGTGTGGCTTGCCATCTGTCTCTgtcaattttgtttttgtttgttttgttttttacaatttGTGCCACCCAAATCAACTCGCGACTGGTATATGAAGGCCAAAAACTTTTGGATCTTCAATATTTTCCCACTAATCAGCAAGGACAAACAACAGGGTATCCACCACCCCTGGCTGATGTTCCCGCTTACCTGCTACGCAGAGCGCTTCCTCCTGCCCCGACGCATCGTCGCACATGCCGCGGTAAACGTGCTTAAAGCTCGCCTTCTTTTTCTCTAGCGGCTGCTCCAGTGGATTATTGTCTTTTCCATTGCATCCCAAGGCGTCTCCTGGATCCTGTTGCCCCTTGTCTGGTTCCTGTCGCAGGCTCGGGTGGACGTGAGCCTGCTCACTGGTGTTTTTCACGTCTTGGGAGTTGTGGAATAAACTTTGTGAATTTGCGCCCATTAACTTGGTCTTCACAGACTACTTCTGCCCAGACTCCAGCTCCAAAGAGGATGGCTTTAATAAATGCCCAGTCCTTAGCAAATAAAACGTTTGCCATaaactatttctttttttcaaatggATTTGATCTCCTTTTTGTGACTGAGACATGGATGAAAATTGGTGAGTCTAGCTTCATTTCTGAACTATTGCCCTCCGACTGCTCATTTTTAAATGCTCCAAGGATATCAGGTAGAGGAGGAGGAATattgactgtttttaaaaataactttcacTGCAAGCAACTCCATGTACTCGTTTCCCCCTCTAGTTTTGAACTTCTGATGTTTGAACTGGGACATTCTCAACCCGTTGTGTGTGCGGTAATCTACCGCCCACCGAAGGTTAACAAagactttttaaatgaattttgatgttttttggCTGACATTGTGCCTAAATATGATCGGATTTTAATAGGCCTGGGAATTGTGATTCACACCTTTTTTCTATACGTTCAGACTGATGTGGGTTGATATGTTTAGTATGtgtattattatgtttttatgtaaGTGTCAGTGGTTTTATCTTCTGTTTTACTCCTTTgtttctgtacagcactttgggcaaactttgtttttaaatgtgctatataaataatttgGATTTGGATTTTGGATTtggacatatatatatacatatatatatacatacacatgcacatatgcacacatacatacacaaaggtGTATAAACCAACCATAAATAACCAATCTAAatcttatatacataaaatacaggatTACAGAAATGAAGTGAATAAATAccacagaatgtacataaggtgctgTTGCAGTCTAGCAGTGTGAGTGTCATGGACCCGGTTCCGGGGACTCGGGGTCCGTGAGCAGTgtggattattattattattattattattaggatgatcatcattattatttgatgtgtgtgtcttcTGCTCTGTGCTACTGTTCTGTCCACATTTGTATGTAGGCaggcatgtgtgtatgtgtgtgcagctGTTCTCTGTGGGCCAAGTTACAAGCAccttcaggcctggtgggtgGGGCCCTGCTGGAGGACTGGCCACACCCACAGGTGCAGGGTGCATCAATGATCTTTTCTGATACTCGTACAGTCCACTGCAGTTTGCACCTGTCCtctttagtggctgcaccataccagactgcgatggaggagcacaggacagactcaatgattgcagtgtagaactgtctcaggaagtacatcctctgctttgtctttttgaggatggaggagatgttggtctcccacttcaggtccagggagatggtggtacccaggaacttgaagatctccacagttgACACTGGGCTATCTGATATGGTGAGGGGGAGCAgtgttgagggatgtctcctgaagtccactgtcatctcaaCAGTCTTAAACGTGTTCAGCTCCacattgtgctgactgcaccatagtaccagccgctcaacttcctgctGGTATtcagactcatcaccatcctgaatgaggccacACTGACGGGTCGTTGGCTGAGAGCTGTTCTTTCAGCTTCTGGGAGTAGATCCTTTAGCCGCTTTGATCTCCCTGGTCAGTGTGTTCCTGGCCTGCTTGTACAGGGCCCTGTCACCACTTCCGTAGGCGTCCTCCTTGGCCTTACGAAGCTGTTGGAGTTTAGGAGTGAACCAtagtttattgttgttgtatgtGAAGGTCTGGATTGGCACGCACACATCTTCACAAGAACTAATGTATGACGTCACTGTGTCAGTCATCTTATCCAGATTCTCAGATGCAGCTTCAAAAACAGTCCAATCAGTGCAGTCAACAGTCCTGCAGTTCCAGCTTTGCAGCGTTAGTCCACCTCTTCACAGTTTTGACTACAGGCTTGGCATGTTTGAGTTGTTGTCGGTAAACTGGAATAAGATGGACCAGGCAGTGATCAGAATGTCCCAAAGCTGCCCGGAGGACAGAGCGATAGGCATCTTTTAAAGTGGTGTAACAGTGATCCAGTGTGATGTTGTCCCTGGTGGGGCAGTCTATATGTTGTCTATATTTAGGAAGTTCGTGGTTTAGATTTGCTCTGTTAAAATCCCCAAGGACAATTGTAAAGGAATCTGGGAAGTTTCTTACCAGGGTGGTGATCTGGTTAGTCAGTTTGCACAGTGCGTTGTTCGCATTAGCCTGAGGAGGGATGTAAACAGGTGATGAAAAACGTTTCCAGGTTTGGGCGGCAGTATTTCTGTAATACTGTGACATTAGTACACCAACCATTGTTAATGTAGAAGCAGACTCCACCACCCTTTGTTTTCCCTGAGAGCTCTGTTTCGCAGTCCGCCAGGTGAAGTTCAAAGCCCTGCAAATTTAAGACAGCGTCTGGGATTCGCTCACTGAGACAGGTTtcagtgaagcagagggcagcagagcgtgcAATGTCCTTGTTAATCTGGTGTAAAAGCAGCAATTTGCCAACTTTGTTTGGAAGAGAGCGAGGTGAATGGAGGGGAGTGCCGTGAGGAATCCCCGCCAATGTAGTTTCACCAGCACGAGTCCCCCGTCTGCGTCTCCTCCGAGAGCCACAAAGAGCCACTGCGCCTCCGACTAaaatctccaaaacactttcTGGGTttatgaaaaaaggaaaagaactaTTTTGAGATGACTgcctcatgtttagctgttgaTCTCTGGAGAAAGCGATGTGGAAAGTGACGAAAAgcgcagaaaataaaaaaaacaaaagtgcgAGAGAGTGCAGTACCAAGGCTGCCATCCGTGACGCCATCTTGAGACAATGAGAGTGTTCATACTTATTCTGTTGTCTGCAAGTgcataaatttaaaataaaatggtaCATGAGTATTAAAGCTACTCTAACATTATGCATGTTTTAATAATTctatatatttcaatatcataAATTCCTGAACACAACAAAATTTGAGAAGATTTAAGTGAAGTTGCATCAGAATTGATCAAAAGCCCTGGCGTCTGACAACTTTTAATCATTTCACTTCCcagaattatttaaaaatgatttgattTGTTAGTCCACAGTTTGTCCAAGATATAgtcaaaactttaaaatgatcaaaaatgaATTAGGTAAACAAATTGGttgaaacataaaaatagaaaatcacAATGTTTAGGAGACtggaaagacaaaaaagaacagCTTTTTATGTGGTTCCTGTTTTAGCCATTTTGTATTAATtaatcatttaatttaaaagaaagcccaATATTTTATTTAGCTTTCATGTTTTTAGTTGAGAAAAAATGACTTTAACTTTTAAATATATTGGAGTAAAACATGTAACATTTATCTCACAGTTCCAAAACCTTATGAAACCTGTGAACACAAGTAAAGTACAAGTATTTCAAACTTGTATTTATGTACAGAACTTGAGTAAATGTGCTGAATTACATTACACTTCCACCACACAGATGGAGCAacatgacaaaaacacacagagaggtaAAGTGAGTGAATTGGGTCAGATTTTCACCACTGCTATGTGTGGTTGGAGTGGTTTTGGAAGGGGTAGAGACAGTAGTGTTTAAAGGGGTAGGGACAGTGGTGTTAAAAGGGGTAGGGACAGTGGTGTTAAAAGGGGTAGAGACAGTGGTGTTAAAAAGGGTAGAGACAGTGCTTTTGAAAGCGGTAGAGACAGTAGTGTTTAAAGGGGTAGAGACAGTAGTGTTTAAAGGGGTAGAGACAGTAGTGTTTAAAGGGGTAGAGACAGTGGTTTTTAAAGGGGTAGAGACAGTAGTGTTTAAAGGGGTAGGGACAGTGGTGTTAAAAGGGGTAGAGACAGTGGTGTTAAAAAGGGTAGAGACAGTGCTTTTGAAAGCGGTAGAGACAGTAGTGTTTAAAGGGGTAGGGACAGTGGTTTTGAAAGGGGTAGGGACAGTGGTGTTAAAAGGGGTAGGGACAGTGGTTTTGAAAGGGGTAGGGACAGTGGTGTTAAAAGGCGTAGGGACAGTGGTTTTGAAAGGGGTAGGGACAGTGGTGTTAAAAGGGGTAGGGACAGTGGTTTTGAAAGGGGTAGGGACAGTGGTGTTAAAAGGGGTAGGGACAGTGGTGTTAAAAGGGGCAGGGATGGTTGTAGATGGTGATGTTGGGCAGCTGAAGTTTAAGTCGCTGTCAGTTCCTGGGGAGGTGAAGGTAACAAAACCAGGTGGTGTCCCGGTGATGGTGTCACTGATCCATTTCTGGTATTGGGATACACGAGTGTAGATTGAAGGTCCCATACAAGTACTATAACTAGTAATTCCAATCTGGATCCAGACTGATCCTGCCTTCATCATGAGTGGTTCCCCTTCATCTCcctgtgaaaagaaaaattgtAAAGACAGGTCAGTAACTTCCAGAAGAGGATCTGTCTCAGTAATATCTATCCTGCTGAAGCATTAGTCTGAGACCCAGTTATATGGTGTATGGATGGACCGTGCAAAAGCATGTTTGTTAGCATTAGCCAATAACCTGGCACACATTCAGTTTAGCACACCATTTGATAAAatggaaaactgaaaaaaattcaCGCCAGGAGTTAAATTGGCAGTGAAGTTAACTTTCATTTAACTACATTGCCAATTTCGATCTGCcatattaaaaaatgtatttcttatTATAAATAATGGAACTAGACATTATTAGTTTATACAATGTTGATCCCTGACACAGAAACAGACCCCTGCTCCCCCAAAGTGTAACTAGAAGTAATCCATTACATAACATGGACCCTTCCATCCAACTTTGGGCCCAGTGCAGGTAACGTTCTCTGTAATCTTGGGAAGCCAGTAGTTGGAGTCTCCAACGTAGCATCTGCACTCAATATTTCCCAATATTGGTACGTTAACTTCTTGCAGGATGTTGGGAAGTTGATAATCTAATCAGAGAGAAAAAGGTAAAAGGTTTTTAACAAATCCATCATCAGTATTgttacattaataaataaaaaagtattttgtAACTTACAATTATCATAACCATAACCGGTGACCCAGCTGCTGGTCCCATTGTAGAAAGTGCTGTTTTCTGAGGGCAAGCATATCGGCTGAATGTAGTCTGTGAAAATCACAGGAGACGCCAGCTTCAGAAGACAAATGTCATTATTGTATGgccagtagtagtagtagtagtaatcgGGACGTTGAGAATGGCAGACTATGTCTTCCACTTTCTGAGTCAGCTCATTTGGATTTGAACCTGACTGGTTGTAGCGTCCCAGATGAACCACAGTGTTGTAACTTGAACTTGagacagacaggaaaaaaaattgttataGATGATAAATGGGCTATTCAGTCAAATGGAATTTTCTTTATATCcttagcaccaaatcacaacaacagttgtctaAAGGtgtttaatatataaatatataaataatcagAAATGTCAGTTTTCATTCACCATGTTAGACTGTGATCTTGCTGTTACACCTGCCTGAGATCTGATCTCACAGAGACAAACTGCTTCTACATATCGTTTGACTGATCTGTTCACAGCACATTCTACATGTTCATGCTATAATAGCTCTCAACAGGGTCTCTTACTTGTTATAGCTACACCTTCAGCGTACACAGCCTTAGTATTACGTtgcaaaacactttaaaaacctTTTGACTGTTTTCAGGAAAGAagttaaaaaggaaaagaaaatctgGCTGTAAAGAAATGTCAAGCTAATTGTAAACAGTAAGCGTTTTGCACTATACTTCACAGTTACTAAtacctagggatgggtatcgaaaaccggttcttgttgagaaccggttcccactgtttcaattccttggaatcgtttgccatttttgcaaacgattcccttatcgattccagtcgccccgaatgacgtcaccacgttgcggagcgtcggagcgtacctggcaggaaacacggtgcctaagcggctcaaacgcttaaaagtttgtttatactttacgacAACGGATTGTCATCCgttcagggcaacttgcaatacttgcaaagtagatatttcattaagggaggaaatactacgaatatgcaaaagcatttgctcacaaaacacgcgatgaacttaaatgaatgtctttaattccgctccggactcgtgaatctcaacccagcagcagcagcggtaacgtttgcacgtcatctcccgttaatgcggcaggtaaataatcaactaacagtgcatattatgttagcacgatctgctttattacaaaacctgccattgtgcatttaggtgaccatgatgagacagacagacagagtctggctggcgctcgctggcagttgtcgctgcagtctaccggtagcgtctcttttcaggcccgcatgtcaccgagcagtgactagtttgtggtcaaaaccttgcagccatttgccacagcagatggtaagtgaatgtgtttaattgtagacagggacattactggatattcttgtgtaattgctacagaataatttatgttatactttgttattgctacagaagaatatttattttattattttacgtttacaattttccccggggaccctgtgacaccccattgaagagccataggctggatctcttaagatctcactgttgggtttgtaaggccatgttactcctaaatttctatcttgttgaaagagaagatataaaacagttctaagctaatcgaccttagtgttctcctttttaaaaacaagaatcgataagagaatcgataacgaatcgaatcgttaaacagaatcgaaaatggaatcggaatcgttaaaatcttatcaatacccatccctactaatacctatcatcatcattttcaacaaaaatgtaaactttCAAAAGTTCAACAGTGACTCACGATGGTAAGCACCGAGCAGCTGTCAGGACCCACTGGTTGGTGATTAGTGAACCTCCACACTGAATATATCCATAAGGTCCATAAGTTACTACAATGGCATGCCAAGGCCAACTTCCTGGTGTTGCATCTTGACCTCCCATGattctgctgtttttaacaGCTCTGCCACAGgctgacagaagaaaaacaatgtCAGTTAAACAATGAATGCACTGATCAGCCACAACATGAAAACTACTCAGAGGTGACCGATAATGTTAATCAACTCTGGAAGGCTAAGTCTGATCCAAAGATACAAACTTTTCTAGCTATATGCTGACTACTTTTTAGCTTTGAAAGGTCCTTATTCCCTACATCTTACAGTTGTTAATGTGAAATTAAACTGTGGTATATAGATGAGTTATACAATTTTACCACTTCACTGCTTTAAATGAAAAGTTGAGAAAATTTGAGTCAGCATATTTTCTTTGTCTTGGAAACAAATAGTCATAAAAGTCTATATTTCCTCCAGTTTCTTGAAAATCTTGTAAAATTGTTTCATTTACTTACCAAGCTGCTGTGAAtgacaacctaaaaatgagaAGATTAAATATGTTAAACAAAACAGCAAGAGATGATTTGCATCTGTGAGAAAGGAAATAGTTCAAACTAGTTTCATTAATTTCTTCCAAGTGAAACAATGCTACAGATACAGCCAGATGGCCACCTCATTCctgacaggaccatgacagataCTTGGTGGATTCCCGGCTGATTGGGGGCTGATCCATGATATCTGTGAATGATATCCCCTGCTTATGAAAACCAGTTGTAATATCTTGTGCATCTACCAGTGGTCACAGTGCTTATGGAAGTTCCATCACTTTCTACACATAAATCCATGCATTTCTTTGCAATAACCAGGGTTTCTTTAAATATAACAGCATTATAGCATATTGCTATAATGAATAATGCAAGAAATATATTAGCCTCAGCTATAAAAATTTTTAGGCCTCAGTGAAATGCTACTGTAGTGCAGGAGAGGGAAAGCTTTGGTACTGTCGTTGCATCTACTGTAGACAAACTGGCAAATGGAGCAACAAATTGCTGCTGTAGCTGTTAACCAGGAAGCTCTGGCACTGTGCATAAAACTAATGATAATTTTCTGCATTTACACTTTCCACTTTCCAATAAATTAAGAGTCATAGCGGTACATTTGCAATTTATTTTAACACTCTGGTTCAAAAATTTAGTGCCGTGAAAGGGACAATCCAAatccaacaactggtacattTACCGcagtaattatttatttagttatagGTGGAAAGACTCCATGTGATGACAGGCAGGAGAGAATTAACATTTGCATTTCAACCTGGTCTTAATGAGTGACTATGCAAACAACACTCccagttttactttttaaaccACACAACTTACATTTTTAACCTGAAAGTAGGGAACAAACCACACAAAAATTATGGGAAACTGCAGGAAACTGCTGGACAATAACTATTCCAAGAATCATTGACAAAGTATGTACATAACACTGTTATGTAAACAATCATTTTCTTTGTATATTTCCAAACTTTGTGACAAAGGTCAAATGAGGGATTCTTGCTTTACTTATTTTAGTGCTTGTTTTTCAGCCGGTGTTAATTAGTTGACTTGATTTTTGTTAAAACTTCTACAATTTAATgcgataaataaaataatttagtcATATTTTTTCTGACAATTCACTCATtaataatataatgacagtgctaaccactacaTGACCATGTTtataaaaaagttgtttttcatttttgctttgtaATGCAGTTTTAACATGATTGGGTGATTCACAGGTCATCAATTAGCACTCCTTGTCAAAGCATTTCAgtgtagtgatgtgtcggttgcaaacgaaatggctcttataGCCGggtctttgaagtgaacgacgtgggggggttttttctctcaccctctctcgcacttttttttcacttcactccgcacgcgagccttgtgctttgcgctgggaagaggggggaggggcagtagttacactcgcagcagcacaggaacagagccggagggaaagagagagaaagagagccagggacaacaacgccacattagaaaggtatagtaatcatccacaactattgtCAGTTGCGGATTAGGATttagaaagtttattcatgcaggcccatatgacagagaatgtgcatcttctttttgttttcatattttaatttatatttaattgtgttgtggtttgcagtgttttgtgttgtttcactttaaatttgtttaacagaaaaaagctgaaaatttaaatagttaaaagttgaaatgtaaatagttgtattttgtattatatgatttatttattaaattttatgtgaagttaataaataaaagtatatttacggtgaacgctagagacaaagcacgtacaaactccgaagcgtGTACAAATCCCAAAACATGTGAAAACTCCAAAATACGttaaaactcagaagcacgtacaaactccaaaacatatacaaaagacaacagaagtgctccaggatgctcggcgcagtgttgagcttttgttacctagtggctacacaagccaggaagtaccagtgaccggatttggtgtgtggtagtaacaggtaaatgaacatttttttaaattatttgaatatatatgagtgcttgtgtatacatacacaaacaatacacatatgctttcaattgtgtaatttaagtgatctaggtagctctgttttggaagttcagttaatgctagaaatgtgttttggagtttgtacgtgctttttggagtttgtacgtgctttgtctctaggggccaccgtatatatttatatataaacatatataaataaaaccattttttttttacattagtaattccttttgtgcatactttaatattgttgttaatgataaattaattaaagcaacaaaacaacctgacgAGCCagttgggagccgaaagagccggctctttttagtgatccgagccgaaagagccggttctctaaaaagagctggAAGTCCCATCACTATTTCAGTCAACATGCAAAGTGTTGTTTGGAGACAGCCGTTTTGCTTAAGTTTTAAAGGATATAATTAAGAGCTTtattacatgtttaaaaaaaagataaaaattatTTTCCCATTATGATTGcttatttttaaacataagATACTTAAATGTATTAGGTTTTACAATCATCACCAGAGCTTTACATTAACCATCCACAATTATTGATATTTGGTTGATAATTAAACAATTATCAATCAAatagacaaataaataaataatccatCTTGGTTGTTGATTCTTTGTGTTCCTCGCATATGCTGCTGACTGCCAATTCAGACTCTTTTAGTTTGCTGAATGCTGTCCAACCTTTTGTTAGTTCCATCCATGATTAATTGGACAAATGTCTTAAAGTTATCTTGCTGTTGGTGAATCAGACCTTTAAAAAAACTCCCGTTGCTGGTCCAGCATAGGGTTCAGCATGCTAACACtgacatatgtctgtgaaggttctcagtcatccaggtcatcgtagtctaagaagcttagaaagaaaagcgtct
It includes:
- the LOC100704722 gene encoding polyserase-2-like; translated protein: MTEIQLTMALHQFLCCIAVMTILSWRGCHSQQLACGRAVKNSRIMGGQDATPGSWPWHAIVVTYGPYGYIQCGGSLITNQWVLTAARCLPSSSYNTVVHLGRYNQSGSNPNELTQKVEDIVCHSQRPDYYYYYYWPYNNDICLLKLASPVIFTDYIQPICLPSENSTFYNGTSSWVTGYGYDNYYQLPNILQEVNVPILGNIECRCYVGDSNYWLPKITENVTCTGPKVGWKGPCYGDEGEPLMMKAGSVWIQIGITSYSTCMGPSIYTRVSQYQKWISDTITGTPPGFVTFTSPGTDSDLNFSCPTSPSTTIPAPFNTTVPTPFNTTVPTPFKTTVPTPFNTTVPTPFKTTVPTPFNTTVPTPFKTTVPTPFNTTVPTPFKTTVPTPLNTTVSTAFKSTVSTLFNTTVSTPFNTTVPTPLNTTVSTPLKTTVSTPLNTTVSTPLNTTVSTPLNTTVSTAFKSTVSTLFNTTVSTPFNTTVPTPFNTTVPTPLNTTVSTPSKTTPTTHSSGENLTQFTHFTSLCVFVMLLHLCGGSVM